One genomic window of Pirellulales bacterium includes the following:
- a CDS encoding glycosyltransferase family 9 protein produces the protein MRTERSFDPQTLEYRYVRRRWHVLLRAIDTLGLIVMRLLGGGNARLGSRTAESSPPDPAQVRSMLLVQLDHLGDAVITTAMFAPLRRQFPHASIEVLCGPRGAEVFRGVPEVTQVHVSGVNRFHRRLAGLWMVSTLWWGWKLRRRKFDLAIDVRGELPMALLIALTGARQRLGWDAGGGGFMLTASPPYVPGRAELHSRAALLELLGVVVDRENFFPSWSPSVAIGSAIDWRLRNAGYDAKRRLIVLHLGAGTQAKRWPIDRWRSLVCSLVSRELGEVILVGSAADQAAAQEIVGGFGSQYVRDWTGQLDLAELAALCGRADIVVGADSGPAHLAAAQRTPVVVLFSGTNDVEQWRPRSGRVAILREPVSCSPCHATTCPLADHPCMRGLDPDAVLQAVAEMLDEPMLAFADFRNRLERSQPRRDSWRSIA, from the coding sequence ATGCGTACCGAACGCTCGTTTGACCCGCAGACCCTCGAGTATCGCTACGTCCGCCGACGTTGGCACGTGCTGCTTCGTGCCATCGACACGCTCGGACTGATCGTCATGCGTTTGCTTGGTGGGGGCAACGCTCGGCTGGGATCTCGCACGGCGGAATCGTCCCCCCCCGATCCCGCGCAGGTTCGCTCCATGCTGCTGGTGCAACTCGACCACTTGGGCGATGCGGTCATCACGACGGCCATGTTCGCCCCGCTGCGTCGGCAGTTTCCGCATGCTTCGATCGAAGTTCTCTGTGGACCGCGCGGCGCCGAGGTCTTTCGCGGCGTGCCCGAGGTAACCCAGGTACACGTGTCGGGGGTGAACCGTTTTCATCGCCGGCTGGCCGGTCTGTGGATGGTCTCGACGCTGTGGTGGGGTTGGAAGCTGCGGCGTCGCAAGTTCGACCTGGCGATCGACGTGCGTGGCGAACTGCCGATGGCCCTGCTGATCGCGCTCACGGGCGCACGCCAGCGGCTGGGCTGGGACGCCGGTGGCGGTGGATTCATGCTCACGGCGAGCCCGCCGTACGTGCCTGGTCGCGCGGAGTTGCATTCGCGCGCCGCGTTGCTCGAGTTGCTCGGCGTCGTGGTCGATCGAGAGAACTTTTTCCCTTCCTGGTCTCCCAGCGTGGCGATCGGCTCGGCAATCGACTGGCGCTTGCGCAACGCCGGTTACGATGCGAAGCGGCGCTTGATCGTGCTGCACCTCGGCGCCGGCACGCAGGCCAAACGCTGGCCGATCGATCGCTGGCGTTCGCTGGTCTGTTCGCTCGTTTCGCGCGAACTGGGCGAAGTGATTCTCGTCGGTTCCGCCGCGGATCAAGCCGCGGCGCAAGAGATTGTCGGCGGTTTTGGCAGCCAGTACGTGCGTGACTGGACGGGGCAACTCGACCTCGCGGAATTGGCCGCGCTATGCGGCCGGGCGGATATCGTCGTGGGGGCCGACTCGGGACCTGCCCATCTCGCGGCAGCGCAACGCACGCCGGTGGTGGTTCTCTTCAGCGGCACGAACGACGTTGAGCAGTGGCGGCCGCGCAGCGGCCGCGTGGCGATCTTGCGCGAACCGGTTTCTTGCTCCCCGTGCCATGCCACGACGTGCCCCCTGGCCGATCATCCCTGCATGCGCGGACTCGATCCGGACGCCGTGCTGCAAGCGGTGGCCGAGATGCTCGACGAGCCGATGCTCGCCTTTGCCGACTTCCGCAATCGCCTCGAGCGCAGCCAGCCGCGTCGCGACTCCTGGAGGAGCATTGCATGA